One Bythopirellula goksoeyrii genomic window, CCCACTTAATGTCGGTGGAATCAATAACGGCTGTGAACAAAAGCTTTAGTAGCTTTCAACGAAAAATGTCGGAAAACTTGGACGGTTTACGAGTAACTATATAGGGGCACTTCGGTGGTAGCGACAACCACCAGAGTGCTGGAAGCAAGACTCAGCGTTTGGCGAGAAGCGCTAAGCGTGAGTGATCAGTATACCCTTGGCAAATAAGGAGAGTAGAGATGAAAACTGCATCTATTTTCTTGGCAACGTTCGTATGCAACACATTTTTGGGGTTGTTATCCCACGCCGCGCCGATTGCGAGTGAATCCTTCGCTACTTCCGCCGGGGGCAACGACTATGTTTCGTTTACTTCAATTCTGAGCCAAAATCCCACCGTCGGAGCGAGTGGTTTCGTGGGTCCGTGGGGGAATTGCTGCACTGGTGCCCTAGTCCCGGTCCCGGGTGGATTAACGCATGAATTGACCCCTGGTGAGACGTTTAATGGCCATTTGGTCGGCTATACGTCGAACAGTTCTGCTACACGCAATCTGAGTCGCGAAATCGACTACACACCCAGCGACGGCACCTACTATATGAGCATGCTACTACGCAAGAATGCTCCAACGACGCGTGGGGATCTCCTCGCCGGATTAGGACGCTCGCAAGGTGCAGAGACCTCCATCTTTGGAATTGACGGAACTTGGCTCGGATTCGTAGACGGCGGCATCTCGTTTTTCTGGGGACCAGACGCGCATCTAAGCACTGTACTCCCCGAATCGCAAATGAACGTCGACGAAACCTACTTTGCGTTGCTGCAATACGATTTCACCACGTTAGGGCCCGACAAGGTGACCGCGACGATCTATGACGGCTCGTCCGCAGAGGTTGCTAGTCAGTCGTTCCCAGGACTTGACCTCGATCAGACCATGGGACGGTTTAGTGTCGTTACACAAGACTTCGGTCCCATCCCCGAATTGGACGAGTGGCGTTTTGGTACGGAGTTGCGGGATGTGATGGTACAGGCGCTACCCGGGGATTTCGATCTGGATGGCGACGTCGACGGAGCGGATTTCCTTATGTTGCAACGCAATCCCAGCATCGGCAACCTGGCCGAATGGCAAGCGAACTACGGCACACCCAATTTGCTGGCGGAAAGCCGAGCAGCAGTGCCCGAGCCCGCGACGGTGTTGCTGCTACTGGTAGGATTCGCGTTCGCTTGTATTCGTGGACCCATGTCACATCGAAATCAACAAATTCTTTAATAGTAGAAAAACCGAGAAACGGAGGAACATGATGCGATAGCAAATGGCATGGGCGGCAGTCGCAGTGGCGACTCGGCTGTCGCCCAAAGTGTGATTGGGCAAAACGTTGGGCAACTAGGCGAGTGCCCCGAGCCATTAGCTTGGCTCCGTGATGACCCGTGCTGTAAGCGCTGACGGTTCTTCCATTGATACTTACAAGAAAGACTGTCGGACTCGTAGCACCGGTTCTCAAATAGTCGCCTTGATGTTTAGTTGTACAATAATTTTGAACCCACACCATTGATCTGTTCTTCGATTCGATGAAGGAAAGGAGGTGTGTGATGAAATGTCCACGTGACGGCTCGCGACTAGCAAGAGCCAAGATCGACGGTATTCGACTCAAGAAGTGCCCAGAATGTGCAGGAATCTGGCTCGACTTTCATGAGTTGGAGGCAGTCTGTGGGCTGAAACTTGCCGATGTCGAAAGTCATCTTCGGGAGGAGGTTGATGAGATAGTCAACAACACCGACGCGGTCGCAGGTTATATGCGGTGCCCACGGTGCCCCAACGGTCGACTGCAACAGATAACTTACACAATCTTGCGGCCGGTTAGGATTGATCGCTGTGATCAATGCTTAGGGTGCTGGGTCGACCATGGTGAATTGGACGCGATCTTGCAGGAAAAGCAGACGCTCGATGAAGAATTATCGATAGCACATTTGCGGATGTTATAAATGGTGCCCCTGAGGTTTTGACTGCTAGCGTGGGGCCTTCTGTCTGCCACGAAGGCCGGTACTAACACTTCCTAGGGTTTTCGGTATCTGCCGCTTGGCCAGAGTTGCATGGATGTCCACATTGACAGCATATAAGGCTGAGATTGAGGGACTACGTGGTACTTCGAAATCTGGCACCTAAGAGAAGGAGGGACAAAATCATGTTCACTCACAAAACGTTTGTACTTTCAATTTCAATCATCGTATTGGCTATTTGCTCAACGGCGTCAACGCAACAGCAAAGTGACGAGACAGTTGATCGTGTCTCCCCGGCACCATACAACTCCCCTTCCGAAAACATGCCAGAAGACAATCTCTCGGTTGCTTACGCCCGCGCCTGTCTAAGACTTGCCAAGGCAGAGCTTGCAGAGGCTCGAGAACAGAATCGTATGGTCAAAAAATCTGTTACAGATTACGACATCACACGACTGATTATGCAAGTTCGATTGGCTGAACAGAATCTGTCTCACGCGGAGCAGGGCTCAGACTTTAGCCAATCGATAAAAGGACACGTAGAATTACAGTCACAATTGGCAGACTATGACCTCAAAGCAGCGGAAGAATTGCGGAATAAGAATGAGAGGCTGATTACCGATGCACAGATTGAGAGACTACGGAGTTACGCGGAAGTATGCAGATTACGTATGAAGTTGACTTGTGACCCTGTGAGTGCTTTGGCACTTGTCGACCACTTGCATTGGGAGACACATCGCTTGAGCGAAGAAGTCTTGCAACTCAATCGGCGCATTGCTCGTCTCGAAGAATCAACGAACCGTTAACTGGCAGCTGTGAATAAAGCATTTTTCTCTAACTGAGAGGCGAGGCTGCCTGGAGAATAGAATTGCACTATCAAACTAAGATGTGGCATATGTGCCGCTTCGCCAAAGCCTACATACAAATAGCAAATCTCGAAAACTCGCGCAGAGGCTACGAGGCAATTCGCAATTCGTCACCCAATTCTCATAGAACTATCGCAAGATAAAGAGTCTCTCATGCAGATAGCATTGGTTATCGCTATGTTTGGGGTGGCTGCAATCGCCGTCACTGCCTGGGCGTGGCATCGTCGGAATATGCCGGTGATCGGTGCGTTGACCGCGTTTTTTCTAGGACCATCCTGGGGAGCGTTCTTATACTCGTTGGTATTTTGCACGGACGGGTCGCCGGATGCCTGGGGCCTGCTCGTAGGCTTCAGCCTTGGAATCGGCGGATTATATGTGGGAGTCCCAGCCGGGTTGTTTCTGGCGGTACTGCAGATCTTTGCTCGAATAGGCCGTCGTTATTGAGGCAACAGTGAATAATGGCAAATGACGACTGTTTTTCGGAGCTTTCTTCTCAGGCAAAGCTCTCGGGAGAGCCCGCGTCGATCTGCTACGCCGTGGATGACACAAGTTAGCGTTGCGCCCACATGTCGAATCGCAATTTGCAAACAACCGCCAGTATCCTGCACGCTGAGGTGAGACACACCGACTGTAATCCGGCATAGCAGAAACTGACTGAGGGTGACCCATCCGACCGGAGTTGCGTCCGACTCGAACTTGCAGAGTTCTTGTCGGGGATTTCTGACCTCTTATAGCATTTCACTAACCCCTTCGAGCTGACGGGTGATGCAACCTCGCTCATTTTGTAGGTCACCGAACTGAAGGAGGTCGTGCAACCGCAGCGAAATAGAAAAGTAGAAAATTGCGGTTGGTGTGTTAACCGCCGACTTTATCAACTTGCAGCTTTTCCGAGCGGCTGCACCAATTGAGAAAGGCGACCCAGGGCCGCTTGGACGGACTCGCCCCAGCAAGCAAGATGTGCCTAACTCTCGAATTCCAGCGATAACGAGTAAGCACCCAGCCCATCGCCGCCATCAGCAGCAGCGTCGAATCCGGTGGCTCAGGTACTACAATGTCCGCCAGGGAGACTGTGTTCGAGACCACGTTGCCGAAGTTCAGCTGCCAGTCGTTCAAGTCAGAGGGGCTGAGTGGACTGGGTGATCCACCGCGATGCCAGATTAGGAAGTCATTGCCGTCCACGTCGAGATCACTATCGAAGTCACCGATTAGGCTGGCATTCGAGAGCGCTCCCAACGTTATTAACCCGTCGGCGTAATTGATGTCTAGCGTTTGCTGAACTCCTTGCGGCAAGACGATCTCGGCGAATTGTCCCGTTGGGGTCCCGAACGAACCGCTAAAGAGCGTAAACGACTCTCCCATCAGGGGGACAAACCCGTCCAGGAAGGAGAGTACCAGTGAACCACCGAGTGTGAGGTCTTCATGGACCACAATTTGATCGCTCAACGTGCCGAGCTCGAACCGAACTTCCGAGTCGCTTTGAAGCGTCAAGCTGTCAACGGTTAAGACGCCGGGACTCGTACCGGGAGAGAAAATTCCTCCGGTGAGGACGTTCACTCCACCTTCGATGGAACCGGTGCCGCCCAGGGTTGCACCGCCAAGAACGACGGCTCCTCCTCTTATCGAGCCATTCACGTTCAGCGTTCCTTGCGCAACGGTCGTGACTCCGTCATAAGTATTCGCACCGCCCAAGATGAGCGTACCGCCGCCGATTTTTGTGAGAGTTCCGTCCGTATCCGCCGGGTTTGGGTCGATCAATTGCCCATCGAAGGTGCCGTCGAGCCCCAGTCCACCAACATTCAGGTGCGACTGCATCAAGACTGTTCCTCCCGTTCCGACGAGAGAACCAATGGAAGTGCCGCCGTAAAACTGGTTGCCAAGCAGGTTCAGGACAGCATCCTGCTGCGTGATAATTGTGGCCAAGTCCGCCTTCGCCCCAAGCGCAAAAGCAAGACGCCCTCCGGGGGCACCGTTCAGCCCAGCGCCAACCAAGATCGTACTCGCTCCGGCATTGGAAGACTCCTGTCCGAAGGAAACAAGTCCTCCCAAAGTTCCCGGTCCACTGCCGCCTTCAATGACGATCTGGGCGTTACCGGCCGTTGCGTTCGCGGCAAAATTCAAACTTCCGGCCACACCTCCCCCGCGGACGGTGATCGTCGACTGGTCGGCCGAGACGGACGAAACCCCTGGGAAATTGATCCCACCGTTGAACGTCCCTGTCGCATTGCTGCCGATGTCGATATTTGCAGACCCGGCGGTCGTGTAGTCGAAAAAGTTGAGGACGCCCGTCGAACCCACGTCGATGTCGCTGTTCTGTGCCGTCGAGGTAGCATAGAACTCAATGCTGCCAAGTGCTCCCGGCATAATCTCGAGGTGTGCATTGCCGGCAGAGGCCTCGTGGTCGAAACGGATGACGGAAGAAGCACTGCCAGGAAACATGCGAAGGTTACTCTGAGCGGCATTGGAATTGTCATTAAAGTAAACTGCCCCACCGAAGCCGACCGTCACCGGTTCAATGTCGATCGTGGCAGTGCCTGCTGTGGCAAAATCGTGAAACTCCGTACGACCGGCAGACCAGCCACTGGGATAGTTATGGATCCGTGAGCCGCCAGCGGTTGAATCGTCGAAGAACTGGGTAACCCCCCCATTGGCGAACAGGACGTTTGCGCTTCCATTGTTGTGAATCGTCGCAGTCCCTGCGGTCGAATCATCACGAAACCGCGTTAAACCTCCCAAGAGAAGCGATCCACTACTGCCTTGGTTCGTGATGATCGCATTGCCAGCCGTCGCTACAACGTCGAAAACCGTCGTCCCACCACTGAGTTCTCCACCGGCTACCAAAGCACTTTCATTCGTAATCGTCGACTGAGCTGCCGTCGAATTGTGATTAAAGAATGTCGCTCCTCCCGTACCATCGGCGTAGCTCGATCCATGGTTGACAATCGCTGCGCCCATCGCGGTCGAAAGATCGTTGAAGTGGGTTGTGCCACGATTGTCGGTCGCTTCAAAGCTGCCATCGTTGTCGATCCGAGCGAACATCGCCGAGGCCGCGTTGCTAAAAATTGTTTGTGCCCCGAAACCAGACGCCGTTTCTCCCAGAGGGAGTGAGACGCCAATTCGCCCTGCGCGATTTCGTAAATTCGCGCTCCCTGCAGTGGAACTATTCTTGAAACTCAACACCCCGCCGAAGGCTCCGTCACCGCTGCCACCAGTCAAATCAAACGACGCCGTCCCGGCCGTTGCATTGTTGAGAAAATCCACCCGGACGATCCCGTGGCGAATGAGGCCCAGTTCCTGGCCCACCTGCTGAAGCACGGTGACGTCCCCGTGCAACTCGTAGTTGAGGTTGCCCGCCGAGGAACTGTTGCGAAAGATCATGTCCGCGCCTGCGTCAGGCAGCAACGTGGCCGCCGCGGACGGATCGTCTTCAAACGATTCCAACACGATCGTTTGTGGAACCGCAGAACTTGAGGCAAAGCCAGGGCCGGTGATTTCGGTTATGGTTCGCAGTCCAAATCGTAGTGTGTAAGACGGTGCACTTGCAGTAAACGAAATGGAATTGAGAAACTGCGTCTGGGGAAAAATCCCGCCGGCATCCGAATACTTGATTTCGACATCCGTCTGCGAACTCGTGTCGAACACGATATTGTCCCCATTAGTCGGCACCGCGGCAGGCGACCAGTTCTGGGCATCGAGCCAAAGGTTACTGACTGCGCCGGCCCAAGTCGTCGTTTGTGGAAACACATTCACGGTCCAGCCCATGTCCAGCAGCATTCCCCGCTCTCTGGGAGTGAGTGAACGCGTCAGCTGTCCCGGAGACCCGAACGGCGTCATCAGCACCGTCGTATAGGTTGCCTCATCCAGATGCGAGAGAGTCGACCCAGCGAGATACGGATTCGGAGCATAGATTTTGGGAGCCATGCCGGCATTGCCCAGCACTCCATTGGCACCACTCCAAAAGAGATTGTCGCTGGTAAGATTGACCGCTCGCGCGGCAGTGCTCATCGTATTCAGCGGAGTCCCAAAAGAGCCAACCGTGATGAAGCCGTCGTAGATAGAAGGGCTTTCAAAGATGTCGCCATCTTCAAGAAAGTGGGTTGTGAAACCAAGTCCATGAGTCATCTCGTGCATTGCCACGCGAATGAGGTCTTGCTCTGTCGAGGAGGGCGACCCGTCGAGTCCCGTATAGAACGAGACGGTCGAGTTGAAGCGAATTTTGATATCATGGGCAAAAACATTCAGATCCTGTCCCAAGAGATGATTCGCCAGGGCAGATGGATAGGCCCGGTTTGCCAGCAGACCGTCTGGCTCATCAATCAGCGTATCCGAGGAAGTCGAGGCATTGGTGGTCGGGCCCAAATTCTCAAAGACGGCTCGTACGGTAATCACTTCCCCTTCAAAACTTGGAATCAGATAGCTGCCCAGGATCTGCCCAGCCCGTTCCATCGCGGCGCGGCGATTATCACCTAGGATGGGGTCCCAGAAACCTTCGTCGGGAGCATCGTCGTACGTAAACTGAAAGGGGATCGCCTCAGCAATGCTGATCACTGCCATCGCAACCAAGAGACTGACAACGAATCGAAACAAAGCTCGCGAGAAGAAAGCGAGGCCATCAGGCCCCCTCAGCAGAAAAGAACCCATGATGCCGATCTCCCAGGCACACCAGCCCAATGCGGGGCAGCGCGCCCACGAGACGACAACTTCAGGCTGAGGTTGGTAGCGCTCGGGGCAGAATGATTATCTTAACCCCTGGCATGATTTGCAAGAGTCCGCCTTGATCGGATTTAGAAGTCAAGCTCCGTACCCATGAGTCCCACTCTGACATTTTGGCGTTGAAATGGGGATTGCCGCATTTCATTTTTTATTTGCTATTTGCATCACCATCCGATGCGATGGGATACTTTTGTCTTCCGTGCATGAATGCGTGACCTTCTCAAATGGCGACTCAAACTAACGTCGGTGATTTCGACCAAAAACAATTCTTGGTTATTCATCGTGCTCGTGGGTGCACCACCGAAGCGGCGAAAGACTCTTGCAACTTCCAGCGGTCTACCGTCGACAAGGACACCTCTTGCAGTTCACCGAACTTCTTGGCCGCTGAAGTTGGACCAACTCATCGTTCCACATAAGTCATCGTCAAAAAAAAGAGAACTAGTCCGGTCCGAATGTCTGCCAGGCGGTGGACAGGTCGTAAACTCGCTGCAGCCCGAACCATAGTGTTTGCGTACCCGGGCGTGTCGATTGTCGGATGACGTAGCCTCCTAGCGAAGCAATCATGCGGATCATCTCATTCAATGGCGGTGGGGTAGATGGCGGATTCGCTTTGCGAATCGTCATCCACACCGACTTCCACTCGCTCGGTTCGAAGATCAGCTCACAACTTAGTTCTGGACACTCGCTTCCCAGTCGCGATAGATACATCACCTTCCAAGCGATAATGGCGTAGACTGCCAAACAATTGAGGATTCGCTCTAGTGTCTCCAACTGACGATCTTCTATCCGACAGCCGCTCTTCAGCGTTCGAAAATAGATTTCAATTTGCCAACGAATGCAGTAGTAAGCAATGATTTGCCGCACTTGCTGGACCTCTTCGATCGGAAGTGTTGTCGCGAGCAACCATTGGATCGGTGCAACGCCATTTGGGGGATTGGATTCTTCGGCGAGGACGAGGTTTAACGTGACGTCGGACAGTTTGCGATTGCGACCTGCTCGATACGGAGGACGCACCGTCACGGTGGTGGCTCGGACTTCTAGTTCCGCAAGGCGTGCCTCGCGTGATTCGTGACGTTTGCGCTTATTCGTGGGCCGTTTCGTGGTGCGACCACTGACGTTCACGCTACATTGATACAGACACTTTGTAGCGCGAGCCGCTTCTAGCCACGTCACCTCCGTGTCCACCGTAATCCGCTTCTTGCAGGCACGCACTAATAAGTGCACCTCGCCACTTGAAGTTGTTCGTGGTTCGCAGTACAGTTCATAAACGTCCGCTTCACTGTCGGCAATGCAGACACAAATCGTCTGGGGACAGGTGTCGGCAACTTCGCGCGCTGCCCGCAGGCCTTCGATCCACCTATAAGTTTCTTTTTCTTCGATGGGTGTCTTTCGTACCCAGCGCCCCTTTTCGTTCGTGGTCATTTTCTTGATCTTGCTACGAGTCCAACATTTCTGCCAGGCGATGCCGAGGGGCAAGCCGTGTTCATTAAAGGCAACCAACGGGTGAAAGAAAGCGCCAAGACGAGTATGGTATTCCAGAGGGCCAGCCCCGCGGACTTGCTGCTTCGGTCGGGTCAAGTCGAGATCTGTCGTATCCTGGACTAACAAGGCAACCTCGGCTTGAGAAACTCTTTCCCGTGTGGCCTCGATATGCGGCTTGAGGATTCTTTCGGGCGAGACCTTGTCATTGTCGAAGAAACGATAAGCGGCTTCCATTTCCGCTCGACCATGGGTGGCGGCGGGGACGCTCATGTTGGGCTTCGCGCCGAGCGATTCAATGACCTTGCCCAGCCGTATGGTCAACCGATGGTCGCCAAGCTTGGCACCGCGAACTTCGTCTCGTAGCGAAACGGACATCGGGGACCTCCATGAAAGAAGCAAAGAAAAGTAACGTGCTTCTCAACACAGTCCCTCGAAAATGACAAGCCAAAGAATCATTCGCAGCCAAGCTGATCTGGGCAAGGTCGATAGCAATACTATCACGAGACGCTGGTATAGCAGTGCATGCGAGACTTGTGTGGAACGATGAGTTGGACCAACTTCAGCGACTTTCGACTCGCAGAAACTGATGGAGGTGACGGAGACCTCTGCAGTAGCGCCATCACATCGACAACGGGCAAGCGTTGGGTCATGGATCGCTTGCGCGGGCGAGAATTTGAGCGTAATGAAGGATTCGTCTATGCACCACATTTAGAATTGCCTCACTACAATTGAACGACGTCTATTCTCAAGTTGGCAGCCTTGCAGTAGTAAAGAAAGTTGGCATGTCTACTGCAGGAACATCTCCCGCTGACGCTCTTGGGCGAGTCGATCTTTGATGAGGTCTACGAAGCGTGCCTCTTTCTCAATTCCTAGATATCGACGCCCCAATATTTGAGCAACGCGAAGCGTGGTACCAGTTCCGCTCATGGGGTCGGCGATGAGGTCACCGGGGCGGGTTGAGCAAAGCACAATCCGCTTCAGCATTGCTTCCGGCAACTGGCACGGGTGGCCTTCCACTCGTTCAGAAGCATTGCCCACCAGCCTAGGTATCTCCCAGACATCGTCGGGCACACGAGGTCCGGCCGCCCGCTTGTCACCACTGAGCATCCGCTGCGACGGGACACGAATCTCGTCAGTAAAAAACGGGGAGAGTTTTTCGTCCATCACATGATAAAACAGATGCCGGTGCCCACTCGGATACGAGGTCTCACGATATTGCCCAAACGTCTCCCGCCAGATGATGCGATTACGACGCGGCAAGAGTTTCGAGAGCATGATTCCCATCTCGTCCGCCCATTTCTCGGGACACAAGAACCACAAGCTTCCCGTGGGAGTGAGTCGTTCGACAGCAAGCTGTGCCAGGCGTTCCATCTGACGCAGATAGATTTCTGGTGGCAGGCGGTCGGCCTGACTGCCACTGCCATAGTCCAGGCCGATATTATATTGGGGGTCTATAAATAGGCATTCTACGCAGCCAGACGGAATTGTAGGAAGCAACTCATAACAATCCCCGTGCAACACTTCGGACAACAACTCTCGGCTGGGGAGGGTAGGGGGGGTATCAGGTGTTGGCTCTGTATTGTCTGGGATTTCAGTAGGTTGTGAGGGTGGTTGGAGACCAGCGCTCCAATCAGTCTGGGTCTCACATCCGGTCTGCCCCAACGGTTCGCGGTTTTGAACAAGTTCCGGAAAATCTGCCGCGTTGTTGTTTTGCCACTGGAGGGCTTCGCGGATCTCATCGAGCACATCTCGTAGGACACGCACTTCATCGCGTAGCGAATCGACTGCCGAGCCTA contains:
- a CDS encoding PEP-CTERM sorting domain-containing protein (PEP-CTERM proteins occur, often in large numbers, in the proteomes of bacteria that also encode an exosortase, a predicted intramembrane cysteine proteinase. The presence of a PEP-CTERM domain at a protein's C-terminus predicts cleavage within the sorting domain, followed by covalent anchoring to some some component of the (usually Gram-negative) cell surface. Many PEP-CTERM proteins exhibit an unusual sequence composition that includes large numbers of potential glycosylation sites. Expression of one such protein has been shown restore the ability of a bacterium to form floc, a type of biofilm.), which gives rise to MKTASIFLATFVCNTFLGLLSHAAPIASESFATSAGGNDYVSFTSILSQNPTVGASGFVGPWGNCCTGALVPVPGGLTHELTPGETFNGHLVGYTSNSSATRNLSREIDYTPSDGTYYMSMLLRKNAPTTRGDLLAGLGRSQGAETSIFGIDGTWLGFVDGGISFFWGPDAHLSTVLPESQMNVDETYFALLQYDFTTLGPDKVTATIYDGSSAEVASQSFPGLDLDQTMGRFSVVTQDFGPIPELDEWRFGTELRDVMVQALPGDFDLDGDVDGADFLMLQRNPSIGNLAEWQANYGTPNLLAESRAAVPEPATVLLLLVGFAFACIRGPMSHRNQQIL
- a CDS encoding TFIIB-type zinc ribbon-containing protein, which codes for MKCPRDGSRLARAKIDGIRLKKCPECAGIWLDFHELEAVCGLKLADVESHLREEVDEIVNNTDAVAGYMRCPRCPNGRLQQITYTILRPVRIDRCDQCLGCWVDHGELDAILQEKQTLDEELSIAHLRML
- a CDS encoding autotransporter-associated beta strand repeat-containing protein, whose amino-acid sequence is MGSFLLRGPDGLAFFSRALFRFVVSLLVAMAVISIAEAIPFQFTYDDAPDEGFWDPILGDNRRAAMERAGQILGSYLIPSFEGEVITVRAVFENLGPTTNASTSSDTLIDEPDGLLANRAYPSALANHLLGQDLNVFAHDIKIRFNSTVSFYTGLDGSPSSTEQDLIRVAMHEMTHGLGFTTHFLEDGDIFESPSIYDGFITVGSFGTPLNTMSTAARAVNLTSDNLFWSGANGVLGNAGMAPKIYAPNPYLAGSTLSHLDEATYTTVLMTPFGSPGQLTRSLTPRERGMLLDMGWTVNVFPQTTTWAGAVSNLWLDAQNWSPAAVPTNGDNIVFDTSSQTDVEIKYSDAGGIFPQTQFLNSISFTASAPSYTLRFGLRTITEITGPGFASSSAVPQTIVLESFEDDPSAAATLLPDAGADMIFRNSSSAGNLNYELHGDVTVLQQVGQELGLIRHGIVRVDFLNNATAGTASFDLTGGSGDGAFGGVLSFKNSSTAGSANLRNRAGRIGVSLPLGETASGFGAQTIFSNAASAMFARIDNDGSFEATDNRGTTHFNDLSTAMGAAIVNHGSSYADGTGGATFFNHNSTAAQSTITNESALVAGGELSGGTTVFDVVATAGNAIITNQGSSGSLLLGGLTRFRDDSTAGTATIHNNGSANVLFANGGVTQFFDDSTAGGSRIHNYPSGWSAGRTEFHDFATAGTATIDIEPVTVGFGGAVYFNDNSNAAQSNLRMFPGSASSVIRFDHEASAGNAHLEIMPGALGSIEFYATSTAQNSDIDVGSTGVLNFFDYTTAGSANIDIGSNATGTFNGGINFPGVSSVSADQSTITVRGGGVAGSLNFAANATAGNAQIVIEGGSGPGTLGGLVSFGQESSNAGASTILVGAGLNGAPGGRLAFALGAKADLATIITQQDAVLNLLGNQFYGGTSIGSLVGTGGTVLMQSHLNVGGLGLDGTFDGQLIDPNPADTDGTLTKIGGGTLILGGANTYDGVTTVAQGTLNVNGSIRGGAVVLGGATLGGTGSIEGGVNVLTGGIFSPGTSPGVLTVDSLTLQSDSEVRFELGTLSDQIVVHEDLTLGGSLVLSFLDGFVPLMGESFTLFSGSFGTPTGQFAEIVLPQGVQQTLDINYADGLITLGALSNASLIGDFDSDLDVDGNDFLIWHRGGSPSPLSPSDLNDWQLNFGNVVSNTVSLADIVVPEPPDSTLLLMAAMGWVLTRYRWNSRVRHILLAGASPSKRPWVAFLNWCSRSEKLQVDKVGG
- a CDS encoding IS4 family transposase; this translates as MSVSLRDEVRGAKLGDHRLTIRLGKVIESLGAKPNMSVPAATHGRAEMEAAYRFFDNDKVSPERILKPHIEATRERVSQAEVALLVQDTTDLDLTRPKQQVRGAGPLEYHTRLGAFFHPLVAFNEHGLPLGIAWQKCWTRSKIKKMTTNEKGRWVRKTPIEEKETYRWIEGLRAAREVADTCPQTICVCIADSEADVYELYCEPRTTSSGEVHLLVRACKKRITVDTEVTWLEAARATKCLYQCSVNVSGRTTKRPTNKRKRHESREARLAELEVRATTVTVRPPYRAGRNRKLSDVTLNLVLAEESNPPNGVAPIQWLLATTLPIEEVQQVRQIIAYYCIRWQIEIYFRTLKSGCRIEDRQLETLERILNCLAVYAIIAWKVMYLSRLGSECPELSCELIFEPSEWKSVWMTIRKANPPSTPPPLNEMIRMIASLGGYVIRQSTRPGTQTLWFGLQRVYDLSTAWQTFGPD
- a CDS encoding DNA-methyltransferase translates to MLSRQPRRDETELGSAVDSLRDEVRVLRDVLDEIREALQWQNNNAADFPELVQNREPLGQTGCETQTDWSAGLQPPSQPTEIPDNTEPTPDTPPTLPSRELLSEVLHGDCYELLPTIPSGCVECLFIDPQYNIGLDYGSGSQADRLPPEIYLRQMERLAQLAVERLTPTGSLWFLCPEKWADEMGIMLSKLLPRRNRIIWRETFGQYRETSYPSGHRHLFYHVMDEKLSPFFTDEIRVPSQRMLSGDKRAAGPRVPDDVWEIPRLVGNASERVEGHPCQLPEAMLKRIVLCSTRPGDLIADPMSGTGTTLRVAQILGRRYLGIEKEARFVDLIKDRLAQERQREMFLQ